One stretch of Podospora bellae-mahoneyi strain CBS 112042 chromosome 2, whole genome shotgun sequence DNA includes these proteins:
- a CDS encoding hypothetical protein (EggNog:ENOG503PG6H) → MCTYFYLHHHHMPPCTRNIDMVVHYSFCPNSTIDSAGAQQPCDSPHFDNTQSVDYNDPCASGGCLVSADCTSGGCRLEQLNGRWVCCQCNGRGNEYRWCRHRMRSSPDTFCYHVCCSGCKADNKSSSSSSSSSKRKGAK, encoded by the coding sequence ATGTGTACTTACTTCtatctccatcaccaccacatgcCACCCTGCACCCGCAACATCGACATGGTGGTACACTACAGCTTCTGCCCCAACTCCACCATCGACAGTGCAGGTGCTCAGCAGCCGTGCGACAGCCCGCATTTTGACAACACCCAGAGCGTCGACTACAACGATCCCTGCGCCTCCGGTGGATGTCTCGTTTCGGCCGACTGCACCTCGGGCGGCTGCCGTCTCGAGCAACTCAACGGCCGTTGGGTATGCTGCCAGTGCAACGGCCGCGGCAATGAGTATCGCTGGTGTCGCCACCGCATGCGCAGCAGCCCAGATACCTTTTGCTACCACGTTTGCTGTAGTGGGTGCAAGGCCGATAACaagtcatcatcgtcgtcgagtTCCAGCTCCAAACGCAAGGGTGCCAAGTAG
- a CDS encoding hypothetical protein (EggNog:ENOG503PFWA), which produces MCHQVAYALPCEHVKTQIVYCANAILENSADGGEVQGSSAARSSSSSAKPKHKTKPVSEPSRSDRKNQGSGSPKAMSYKQPCANLTIQSLPYPMPPSFAENPDFFTSSLPSPNCPLSDCPFGMKGRCWTCCWCGKSENRTGRCGCVMLVEGNMLRCEHLCCNECEPTSIRDSV; this is translated from the coding sequence ATGTGTCATCAGGTAGCCTATGCCTTGCCGTGTGAGCACGTTAAGACGCAGATAGTCTACTGTGCCAATGCAATCCTCGAAAATAGCGCCGATGGGGGTGAAGTCCAGGGCAGCTCTGCGGCCCgatcttcctcgtcatccgCAAAGCCGAAACACAAGACAAAGCCAGTTTCTGAGCCCTCGAGGTCCGATAGGAAGAACCAAGGCTCGGGGTCGCCGAAAGCCATGTCGTACAAGCAACCCTGCGCCAACTTGACGATCCAGTCCTTGCCATACCCGATGCCGCCGTCTTTCGCAGAAAACCCCGACTTCTTCACGTCATCCCTGCCATCCCCCAACTGCCCACTGTCTGATTGCCCATTCGGAATGAAAGGTCGGTGTTGGACCTGTTGTTGGTGCGGGAAAAGCGAGAATAGAACTGGACGTTGTGGGTGCGTGATGCTTGTCGAGGGGAATATGTTGCGATGTGAACACTTGTGTTGTAACGAGTGTGAACCGACTAGCATAAGAGACAGTGTGTAG
- a CDS encoding hypothetical protein (EggNog:ENOG503PEZ8) has protein sequence MCHGHPHIHGCGHQSMTWHYCPSALIDLETGYETACSNVTFAAPQPSNAACVLINCDYRSGGTGWTCCNCGGRNTSGWCKNMSPNPKWEKNTITNEWEWIETCDHGCCRNCAKDPSSNYGEPSRKDGKRSKDSRKHRHRTQGEAGSSSAADPMASYNITLDYSSKESRGLSRKEGKSSSGHKKK, from the exons ATGTGCCACGGACATCCGCATATCCACGGCTGTGGCCATCAATCCATGACTTGGCATTACTGCCCGTCAGCCCTGATCGACCTTGAGACGGGGTACGAGACAGCGTGCTCCAATGTCACCTTTGCTGCTCCCCAGCCATCCAATGCCGCCTGTGTGCTGATCAATTGCGATTACCGCAGTGGGGGCACAGGGTGGACGTGCTGCAACTGCGGAGGGCGTAACACGAGCGGGTGGTGCAAGAACATGTCACCCAATCCCAAATGGGAGAAGAACACGATCACCAACGAATGGGAATGGATCGAGACCTGTGACCACGGGTGTTGTCGGAATTGTGCCAAAGACC CCTCGAGCAACTACGGCGAACCCAGCCGCAAAGACGGGAAGAGAAGTAAGGATTCTCGAAAACACCGCCACCGAACACAAGGAGAAGCCGGGTCTTCTTCGGCAGCTGATCCCATGGCCTCGTACAACATCACGCTGGACTACAGCAGCAAAGAGTCGAGGGGATTGTCCCGGAAAGAGGGAAAGTCGTCCTCGGGGCACAAGAAGAAATAG
- a CDS encoding hypothetical protein (EggNog:ENOG503P6RP) translates to MSLDSASRPIMAPSEKRYSTYSMTPSDAPTTLSTDSMTAEIRPIVDGLERLKNPRLADQRVYLNEEKTTNLQKLALSAKLERALDRRMSSQDAVMRPRKPSVVVTEKEKA, encoded by the exons ATGTCCCTCGACTCGGCCAGTCGTCCCATCATGGCTCCATCG GAGAAGCGCTACAGCACCTACAGCATGACACCCTCCGacgcccccaccaccctcagcacCGACAGCATGACTGCCGAGATCAGGCCCATCGTCGACGGCCTCGAGCGCCTCAAGAACCCTCGCCTCGCTGACCAGCGCGTGTACCTCAATGAAGAAAAGACTACCAACCTCCAGAAGCTTGCCCTCAGCGCCAAGCTCGAGCGCGCCCTTGACCGGAGGATGAGCAGCCAAGATGCCGTCATGCGGCCGCGGAAACCATCAGTTGTCGTcaccgagaaggagaaggcttgA
- a CDS encoding hypothetical protein (EggNog:ENOG503P286; COG:S) yields the protein MSDQDHFHLLPLTIDPKSKSISSLGPSSRALEAELAALNNLHRTILTQIEPPHIVPPPPMPVNPKRSANVSKLRESGNNEYRKGRHAEAIKFYTLGLQMALTRAPWEPSQLVREEVHALYSNRAQAHMQLGNWPEAAVDAEASVAAKSQGNAKAWFRRGKCLLEMGRLQEARGAVAKALEFEGEEKELAELLKEIEGRIAKEGN from the coding sequence ATGTCTGACCAAGAccacttccacctcctccccctaaCCATCGACCCCAAATCCAAATCCATCTCCTCACTCGGCCCCTCCTCGCGAGCCCTTGAGGCCGAGCTCGCCGCCCTCAACAATCTCCACAgaaccatcctcacccaaaTCGAGCCCCCCCACAtcgtcccccctccccccatgcCCGTCAACCCAAAGCGCTCAGCCAACGTCTCCAAGCTTCGCGAGTCGGGCAACAACGAATACCGCAAGGGGCGCCACGCCGAAGCAATCAAGTTCTACACCCTCGGTCTCCAAATGGCGCTTACACGGGCCCCGTGGGAGCCGTCGCAGCTGGTGCGGGAGGAGGTCCACGCGCTGTATAGCAACAGGGCGCAGGCGCATATGCAACTGGGGAACTGGccagaggcggcggtggatgCAGAGGCGAGCGTGGCTGCCAAGAGCCAGGGTAATGCGAAGGCTTGGTTTAGGAGGGGGAAGTGCCTGCTTGAAATGGGGAGGTTGCAAGAGGCCAGGGGGGCGGTGGCCAAGGCgttggagtttgagggggaggagaaggagttggctgagttgttgaaggagattgaggggAGAATTGCGAAGGAGGGGAACTAG
- a CDS encoding hypothetical protein (EggNog:ENOG503P3IK), which yields MGGGDVPPYVGEVPLELPVGLATNQPVSSTQYVNPTEDWESRPGRPAPQPLHQPPVDTGNGGLGQSRNCWESVALPLPQKEDCFPEAFHRTFQSGSTPTHSLPPPSLNGAHSTSRDPTNAQGQHAYLSQFHAQAAYPDGVFGSSVDITQEHRFPYCLPRVDSGSLRASHGNLLDTEASSICSAYVHVTKEGNGHTWDELQKSEVQDVDEQIIVPMETALVGGWVAVEQAPMLDVPQQGAAAAVNQGLVIKEEPELEEPEEQRRKQQRENLRKQTSDTRTMRACIRCHNQRVRCLPNVDNPNDPLAPCVTCLKVRRESKKTIHNLPCLRYKLASVVLQRDGGLGYTKRFDHTQLINIRANDWADNHIKVIEMAQGLCETPMTLKVRAFRAVEGDQLVRNFVGRDGIRIPAYGLVNVKEHGRAFQHYIAANAIKGLEDSAKDSDDLVKDMYSMIAEHLRQSSRHKQNREENRDKKSVDLAEFLLKAVRLWFAIRHQTGSAWICGQESLGMESRELKTRYIPRMIVAQFDSIRYHTVFKSQVPQFLSMFEKILSSGPELWKDSKDAWFTAFLVVFLFLHNVACICKDRYRHAKENSKGRPLETRYGPRDHPLTTFVEDVQHGAGVMLAYWTYFKRCDLMNFEWDAESVSKSAIKYLDTRQLAFLKGTIDCLKDKTTSIPSTPQEGCWEHELYWISLMFVSEPSMTSSWKPPVVFSTVNPSVGNEQ from the exons ATGGGTGGCGGAGATGTCCCTCCATACGTCGGTGAGGTTCCTTTAGAGCTGCCCGTGGGACTTGCCACCAACCAGCCTGTTTCTTCTACGCAATACGTGAATCCAACCGAAGATTGGGAATCGCGGCCTGGCCGCCCAGCACCTCAGCCGCTACACCAGCCGCCAGTCGATACCGGTAATGGCGGGCTTGGTCAGTCTCGCAATTGCTGGGAAAGTGTTGCATTGCCACTACCGCAGAAGGAAGATTGTTTCCCGGAGGCCTTCCATCGCACCTTTCAGTCCGGCTCTACACCTACGCATAgcctgccgccgccttcccTAAATGGGGCCCATTCGACCTCGAGGGACCCAACAAATGCCCAGGGGCAACATGCGTACTTATCGCAATTTCACGCCCAGGCAGCATATCCTGATGGCGTATTTGGTAGCAGTGTTGATATCACCCAAGAGCATCGTTTTCCATATTGTCTTCCGAGGGTCGACAGTGGTTCCTTGAGAGCTAGCCATGGCAACTTGCTAGACACCGAAGCCTCATCGATTTGCAGTGCATATGTGCATGTCACAAAAGAGGGAAATGGCCACACCTGGGATGAGCTTCAGAAATCAGAGGTGCAGGATGTTGATGAACAGATCATTGTACCTATGGAAACGGCTCTTGTTGGCGGCTGGGTCGCCGTGGAGCAAGCACCGATGTTGGACGTCCCTCAGCAAGGCGCAGCGGCCGCTGTCAATCAAGGGCTGGTGATCAAAGAAGAACCCGAACTGGAAGAACCGGAAGAACAGCGACGGAAACAGCAGAGAGAGAATTTGAGGAAACAGACCTCCGATACCAGGACCATGCGGGCCTGCATACGATGTCATAACCAGAGAGTGAGG TGTCTTCCCAATGTGGATAACCCGAATGACCCTTTGGCACCTTGCGTCACCTGTCTCAAGGTGCGCAGAGAATCCAAAAAGACTATCCATAACCTCCCGTGTCTTCGTTACAAGCTGGCTTCGGTGGTGTTGCAGCGAGATGGGGGGCTGGGCTACACGAAGCGATTTGATCATACCCAGTTGATCAACATCAGGGCGAACGATTGGGCAGACAATCACATCAAGGTCATTGAAATGGCTCAAGGGCTCTGCGAAACGCCAATGACACTTAAAGTGCGGGCGTTCAGGGCAGTCGAGGGTGATCAGCTCGTCCGGAATTTTGTTGGCAGGGATGGCATCAGAATTCCGGCATACGGTCTCGTGAATGTGAAGGAACACGGGCGAGCCTTTCAACACTACATCGCGGCCAATGCTATCAAGGGACTGGAAGATTCGGCCAAGGACTCTGATGATCTCGTCAAAGATATGTATTCCATGATCGCGGAGCATCTTCGGCAGTCATCG CGGCACAAACAAAACCGAGAAGAAAATCGGGACAAGAAAAGCGTAGATCTGGCTGAGTTTCTACTAAAAGCTGTTCGCCTTTGGTTTGCGATTC GACACCAAACCGGCTCGGCATGGATTTGCGGTCAAGAGTCACTGGGGATGGAATCGAGGGAGCTGAAGACGAGGTACATTCCCCGGATGATCGTGGCACAGTTTGACAGCATTCGATATCACACGGTATTCAAGAGCCAGGTGCCACAATTTCTGAGTATGTTCGAAAAGATTCTCAGCTCCGGTCCCGAACTCTGGAAGGATTCGAAGGATGCATGGTTTACTGCCTTTCTGGTTGTGTTCTTGTTTCTCCACAATGTGGCCTGCATTTGCAAAGATCGGTACCGTCATGCAAAGGAAAACTCGAAAGGGCGGCCTCTG GAGACACGTTACGGCCCAAGAGACCACCCGCTTACAACGTTCGTCGAAGACGTCCAGCATGGTGCCGGTGTGATGTTGGCGTACTGGACCTACTTCAAGCGTTGTGATCTGATGAATTTCGAGTGGGATGCCGAGAGCGTCTCAAAATCGGCCATCAAATATCTCGATACTCGCCAGCTTGCATTTTTGAAGGGGACGATCGACTGTCTCAAAGACAAAA CGACTTCAATCCCGAGCACGCCACAAGAGGGCTGCTGGGAACATGAACTGTACTGGATATCTCTGATGTTTGTCTCAGAGCCGTCTATGACGAGCTCATGGAAGCCCCCCGTTGTCTTTTCGACTGTGAATCCGAGCGTGGGCAACGAGCAATGA
- a CDS encoding hypothetical protein (EggNog:ENOG503PBP8; COG:S) — protein MAPLRPRWNPMSALGLEQIYSPSLYWKSQEYSTYSLKLPMDQVSSLFGQSRAGLGWLEHHAMAWVPEAISSDSYVVDLGPRGVQEVQEGLRRFKELELDGHEVSRHNFHLPTLEAQLEQACHEVHRGRGFVILRGLDPQQYSVEDNLMIYLGIAAYIGDQRGFQDKKGNMLTHITASKDWKTPPELRHGIHTTKGLSWHCDIGVDILALHVRSLAEHGGDTFIASSLTIVKELEALYPHVIQALQEAAWPIQISGNPIPRYILAPLLHMDPENNHIILSVDPGRLGVHPSTTRTDGTSPIPPLTPTQLETLRILNQVASKYRLRLDTKAGDIVLLNNFAHLHARDAYSDPGQGQGRHLVRLYLRNAALAHPVPESMRVPWEAAFGPRNGEGRYPVAPALEYTAPRYTAGSAAFPLDDNDDVNGDGTA, from the exons ATGGCTCCTCTCCGTCCTCGGTGGAACCCAATGTCAGCCCTGGGCTTAGAACAGATTTATTCTCCCTCACTCTACTGGAAAAGCCAGGAATACAGCACATATTCTCTCAAACTACCAATGGATCAAGTTAGCAGCTTGTTTGGGCAATCTCGTGCAGGCCTGGGATGGTTGGAGCACCACGCCATGGCTTGGGTGCCTGAAGCCATTTCCTCGGACAGTTATGTTGTTGACCTTGGTCCTCGGGGTGTTCAAGAGGTGCAAGAGGGACTGCGAAGGTTCAAAG agcttgagcttgatggtCACGAAGTCAGTCGTCATAATTTCCACCTTCCAACCCTCGAGGCGCAACTGGAGCAAGCCTGCCACGAGGTTCATCGAGGCCGCGGGTTTGTCATCCTCAGGGGCCTTGATCCCCAACAGTATTCAGTTGAGGATAACCTGATGATCTACCTCGGGATTGCTGCGTATATCGGGGATCAGAGAGGGTTTCaggacaagaaggggaaCATGCTGA CCCACATCACAGCCTCCAAAGACTGGAAGACACCCCCTGAGCTCCGTCATGGTATTCATACCACCAAAGGCCTAAGTTGGCACTGTGATATCGGAGTCGACATCCTCGCGCTTCACGTCCGCTCCCTGGCCGAGCATGGTGGGGACACATTTATAGCTTCATCGCTCACAATTGTAAAGGAGCTTGAGGCGCTATACCCACACGTCATCCAAGCCCTTCAAGAAGCTGCGTGGCCAATCCAAAT CTCAGGCAATCCGATCCCCCGCTACATTCTGGCGCCACTCCTGCACATGGACCCTGAGAACAACCACATCATTCTGAGCGTTGACCCTGGGAGACTTGGTGTGCACCCATCTACGACAAGAACCGATGGCACTTCGCCAATTCCGCCCCTCACACCAACTCAGCTCGAGACCCTCCGCATCCTCAACCAAGTCGCCTCAAAGTATCGTCTTCGCCTAGACACAAAGGCTGGCGACATCGTCTTGCTCAACAACTTTGCCCATTTGCATGCTCGCGATGCCTACAGCGATCCcggacaaggccaaggacgACATCTGGTCAGATTGTACCTGCGTAATGCAGCACTGGCGCACCCCGTTCCAGAGTCTATGCGTGTCCCCTGGGAGGCAGCATTTGGGCCCAGGAATGGGGAGGGCCGATATCCTGTTGCTCCAGCTTTAGAATACACAGCACCTCGATACACGGCTGGTTCTGCTGCTTTTCCCCTGGACGACAACGATGATGTCAACGGAGACGGCACCGCATGA
- a CDS encoding hypothetical protein (EggNog:ENOG503P1VR; COG:S) yields MESNTDTITLTAQCHCRALTFTSKPIPTTSLPLKATNCHCNSCRHLTGSLRGSTDILWPGPPPQPSDNLKQYAFSPRLNIYFCSHCSTTLFWEDNSTPGVTNYLAFTGVLTPSSPLPLGQNLIEWDAHMFLADTIDGGAVPWLNGLNLPSTAKPRRWLGWREKSKEITSEGYWPEDKNIFLSHADNLLHLPEKEGNIPLKCHCGGVDFVLKAGDAQRDFKERQSKGGQLPWFVDPESYKLLGSLDGCSDCRLVSGTEIFAWTFAELKHITFASDPTSPLPLDTAALQSAIGTDPRLGTLSLYPSSQGVQRYHCSTCSAVVFYACDSRPDMVDIAPGLLHAPEGARAERAISWSWGGKLGFGSDMAGTWREHLPAAVEEETEQFRLARRFPKNFRRVVKEQGAAQAVPGGSGQV; encoded by the coding sequence ATGGAGTCCAACACCGAtaccatcaccctcacagCCCAATGCCACTGCCGCGCCCTGACCTTCACCTCCAaacccatccccaccacctccctccctctcaaagCAACAAACTGCCACTGCAACTCCTGCCGGCACCTCACCGGCTCCCTACGCGGCTCCACCGACATCCTGTGGCCCgggccccctccccaaccctctgACAACCTCAAACAATATGCCTTCTCCCCCCGCTTAAACATCTACTTTTGCAGCCACTGCTCCACCACCCTTTTCTGGGAAGACAACTCCACCCCCGGCGTCACCAATTACCTCGCCTTCACCGGCGtcctcaccccttcctccccactGCCACTAGGCCAAAACCTCATAGAATGGGACGCTCATATGTTTCTAGCCGACACCATCGACGGTGGGGCAGTCCCCTGGCTCAACGGTCTCAACCttccctccaccgccaaaccCCGACGCTGGCTAGGCTGGAGAGAAAAGTCTAAAGAAATCACCTCGGAAGGATACTGGCCCGAGGATAAAAACATATTCCTTTCCCATGctgacaacctcctccaccttcccgAAAAAGAGggcaacatccccctcaaATGCCACTGCGGCGGCGTCGACTTCGTCCTCAAAGCCGGCGATGCCCAAAGGGACTTTAAAGAACGCCAATCAAAGGGGGGGCAACTGCCTTGGTTCGTCGATCCAGAGAGTTACAAACTCCTCGGCTCACTCGACGGCTGCTCCGACTGCCGCCTCGTGTCCGGAACCGAGATCTTTGCGTGGACCTTTGCAGAGCTAAAACACATCACCTTTGCCTCTgatcccacctccccccttcccctcgaCACCGCCGCCCTCCAATCCGCCATTGGAACCGACCCCAGACTCGGCACATTATCCCTCTACCCCAGCTCCCAAGGCGTCCAGCGCTACCACTGCAGCACTTGCTCAGCCGTGGTCTTTTACGCCTGCGACTCCCGCCCAGACATGGTCGACATCGCCCCCGGCCTCCTCCACGCCCCTGAAGGCGCAAGAGCAGAGCGCGCCATCTCTTGGTCGTGGGGTGGAAAACTCGGATTCGGATCAGACATGGCTGGCACCTGGAGGGAGCACCTTCCTGCCGCggtggaagaagaaacgGAGCAGTtcaggttggcgaggagatTCCCAAAGAACTTTAGGCGGGTTGTCAAGGAGCAAGGAGCTGCTCAAGCTGTGCCAGGGGGTTCTGGGCAGGTGTAG
- a CDS encoding hypothetical protein (EggNog:ENOG503NX85; COG:S), which translates to MTFATQAGSIGSLSLLRYVPRISPSIARITVAAALLPMALSHGNHGGDNIPEGSTISLDPIDTTLWIHIFLQTFTFGILFPLGMVLGRRAGADNGAHTQIVKSRWHVPLQVGSTVLALLGYALGHLHKGREFNPENAHAKAATPLFFLLVAQIVLGVYLKLHLERGIHGRIRPFIRILHSVNGKAFPLLSWVQMLFGGITLLGFCQGEHLGQCAAHFIMGSAFIAYGVLLTIVLLVGQVWLRRTGRSQEFFDSAVIAAWGCVNTFTEHRWGTEWVKNDWQHTTMGIIWWSAGLAGVWLSKGRDGTPKRNFVPGFVIFITGWAMSAHPQELMTSAMTHAAFGYTLMAVGVTRIIEISFVLRDKAGVSEDGAQINSFQYVPVFLLYASGFLFMGATEEQMAFIAGSGMDAVAYILIMYSLAFLVFLVVMMFINVYDRAANPSSMITFNGHARSGDEVQVQDSSEFELDGLMTDDEDDDKAASRKLLKNEGSQQNGFASPSAIARNDERLA; encoded by the exons ATGACTTTTGCTACCCAGGCGGGGAGCATTGGCTCCTTGTCTCTGTTGCGTTATGTCCCTCGAATCTCTCCTTCGATTGCCAGGATCACAGTAGCCGCCGCACTTCTCCCAATGGCGCTATCGCATGGAAATCACGGCGGTGACAACATCCCGGAAGGGTCAACCATATCGCTGGATCCCATC GACACAACACTATGGATACACATATTTTTACAGACGTTTACCTTTGGGATACTGTTTCCCTTGGGGATGGTGCTTGGG CGAAGAGCAGGGGCTGACAATGGTGCGCACACCCAGATCGTCAAAAGCCGTTGGCACGTCCCACTACAAGTTGGCAGCACCGTACTGGCATTGCTAGGCTACGCCCTCGGCCATCTCCACAAGGGCCGCGAATTCAACCCCGAAAACGCCCACGCAAAAGCCGCGACACCGTTGTTCTTTCTTCTGGTTGCTCAGATTGTCTTGGGCGTCTACTTGAAGCTACATCTCGAGCGGGGCATCCACGGCCGTATCCGTCCCTTCATTCGCATTCTTCACAGCGTGAACGGAAAAGCATTCCCGCTGCTATCATGGGTTCAAATGCTGTTTGGAGGTATCACTCTACTGGGCTTTTGCCAGGGTGAGCACCTGGGACAATGTGCCGCTCACTTCATCATGGGCAGTGCCTTCATCGCATACGGCGTCCTCCTTACCATCGTGCTGCTCGTTGGTCAGGTTTGGCTCCGTCGGACTGGCCGCAGCCAAGAGTTCTTCGACAGCGCCGTTATTGCTGCATGGGGTTGTGTCAACACCTTCACTGAGCACAGATGGGGAACCGAATGGGTCAAGAATGACTGGCAGCACACGACCATGGGCATCATTTGGTGGAGCGCCGGCCTTGCTGGAGTTTGGCTGAGCAAGGGCCGAGACGGCACCCCCAAGCGCAACTTCGTCCCTGGCTTTGTCATCTTCATTACAGGATGGGCCATGTCGGCGCATCCTCAGGAGCTGATGACGAGTGCGATGACACACGCGGCATTTGGGTATACATTGATGGCCGTTGGTGTCACTCGCATCATCGAGATCTCTTTTGTGCTCAGGGACAAGGCAGGCGTATCAGAGGACGGGGCACAGATCAACAGCTTCCAATACGTTCCTGTTTTT CTTCTCTACGCCTCAGGCTTCCTGTTTATGGGCGCTACCGAAGAACAAATGGCATTCATTGCCGGTTCCGGAATGGACGCCGTGGCGTACATTTTGATCATGTACAGCTTGGCCTTCCTGGTGTTTTTGGTCGTCATGATGTTCATCAACGTCTACGACCGTGCCGCCAACCCCTCGTCCATGATTACCTTCAACGGCCACGCTCGCAGTGGTGACGAGGTTCAGGTGCAGGATTCCAGCGAGTTTGAGCTTGATGGTCTCATGAcagacgacgaagatgacgacaaaGCAGCAAGCAGGAAGCTACTAAAGAACGAAGGCAGCCAACAGAATGGGTTCGCAAGCCCAAGTGCCATTGCGCGCAACGATGAGCGGTTAGCATAG
- a CDS encoding hypothetical protein (MEROPS:MER0014418; COG:E; EggNog:ENOG503NUFT), whose product MAQQWTSVIENEIQARNAEISSINHQIHSNPELAYEEFKAHEAFVTILTSLGFKVTPHAFGLETSFSAEFGSGGRLVVFNAEYDALPGIGHACGHNLIASASFASFLGVAAALKASGLPGRVRLLGTPAEEGGGGKLKLIAAGAYKGASAALMVHPGPGHNLPSHIRGVSFVRMLANVKFRVHFTGKESHAAIAPWDGVNALDAVCLSYNAISMLRQQIRPYDRIHGIFRSAGDRPNVTPGNCCVEYYIRSQTRAQAEALWQRVLKCFEGAALATGCQMHTEPLNSYADVRPSASLCKAYVEAMPEGTVSYDEPKDILAGSTDMGDVCYECPGFHGVFGIGTEEGSPNHTKGFTRAAATEDAFVRAVECGKGMALVGWRVLTDDVFADEMQKEWEADMKLAAQGK is encoded by the coding sequence ATGGCTCAACAGTGGACGTCCGTGATCGAAAATGAGATACAGGCTAGAAACGCCGAGATAtcatccatcaaccaccaaatACACTCCAACCCCGAGCTGGCATATGAAGAGTTCAAGGCACATGAAGCCTTCGTCACCATCCTGACCTCACTGGGTTTCAAGGTGACGCCCCATGCCTTTGGGCTCGAGACATCATTCTCTGCCGAGTTCGGCTCTGGTGGCCGTCTTGTCGTCTTCAATGCCGAGTATGACGCCCTTCCTGGCATCGGCCACGCCTGTGGACACAACTTGATTGCCTCAGCATCGTTCGCCTCGTTCCTTGGCGTTGCGGCCGCTCTCAAGGCATCCGGCCTGCCAGGTCGTGTTCGTCTCCTGGGGACTcctgccgaggagggaggtggtggtaaaCTGAAGTTGATCGCAGCCGGCGCTTACAAGGGAGCTTCGGCAGCGTTGATGGTCCATCCAGGGCCAGGCCACAACCTCCCGTCCCACATCCGGGGCGTCTCTTTTGTGCGCATGCTGGCCAATGTCAAGTTCCGTGTCCACTTCACCGGCAAGGAGTCGCACGCGGCCATCGCGCCCTGGGACGGAGTCAACGCACTCGATGCTGTGTGCCTCTCGTACAATGCCATCAGCATGCTGCGCCAGCAAATTCGCCCGTACGATCGCATCCACGGTATCTTCAGATCGGCCGGTGACCGGCCCAACGTCACACCGGGGAACTGCTGTGTCGAATACTACATCCGCAGCCAAACACGTGCGCAGGCGGAGGCGCTGTGGCAGCGAGTGCTGAAGTGTTTTGAGGGCGCTGCGCTCGCAACCGGCTGCCAGATGCATACGGAGCCCCTCAACTCGTATGCCGACGTTCGACCAAGCGCATCGCTGTGCAAGGCATATGTCGAGGCGATGCCGGAGGGAACGGTCTCTTATGACGAGCCAAAGGATATTCTAGCTGGTAGCACCGACATGGGCGACGTCTGTTACGAGTGCCCCGGGTTCCACGGAGTTTTCGGAATCGGCACGGAGGAGGGCTCGCCGAACCACACCAAGGGATTTACGAGGGCCGCCGCAACGGAGGACGCGTTTGTGAGAGCGGTGGAGTGCGGGAAAGGCATGGCTCTAGTGGGGTGGAGGGTCTTGACCGATGATGTGTTTGCAGACGAGATGCAAAAAGAGTGGGAGGCCGACATGAAGCTCGCTGCCCAGGGAAAATAA